From Natronincola ferrireducens, the proteins below share one genomic window:
- a CDS encoding DUF2953 domain-containing protein, with translation MIIWAILGYLLLFIIFILILFIVLPIEYAVGACKHEKTMLQGRISCFWKIIEVNFTMMDSHMSKIIVKPLGISIPIDIKDDISVKKSKKSKKVKDKKKTSKPKKKDWSILEDFNQETISILIDFIKRIWKYLKPKKLVVKGKYGFDDPYYTAMGLVITSSLYPLIKDYPVSLTPSFGEAVLEGEFKIQGRIVIVTLLIVIIRLILSKPMIKTIKSIRKNKKEEKKYVS, from the coding sequence ATGATTATTTGGGCCATTCTAGGTTATCTACTATTATTTATTATTTTTATATTGATTCTTTTCATAGTCCTACCTATAGAGTATGCTGTGGGAGCCTGCAAACACGAAAAAACCATGTTACAAGGAAGAATTAGCTGTTTTTGGAAGATTATCGAGGTCAATTTTACAATGATGGATTCTCACATGTCAAAGATTATCGTAAAACCTTTAGGTATAAGTATCCCAATAGATATTAAAGATGATATCTCTGTAAAAAAGTCAAAAAAATCGAAAAAAGTTAAAGATAAAAAGAAAACTTCTAAACCTAAGAAAAAAGACTGGTCTATTCTAGAGGATTTTAATCAAGAAACAATATCTATCTTGATTGATTTTATCAAAAGAATATGGAAGTATCTCAAACCTAAAAAACTAGTTGTTAAAGGAAAATATGGCTTTGATGATCCCTATTATACTGCAATGGGATTAGTTATTACAAGTTCCCTATACCCCCTTATTAAGGATTATCCTGTATCCCTCACGCCTTCCTTTGGAGAAGCTGTCCTTGAAGGTGAGTTTAAAATTCAAGGGAGGATAGTTATCGTTACCCTGCTAATTGTTATAATAAGATTGATACTATCTAAACCCATGATTAAAACAATAAAATCAATAAGAAAAAACAAAAAGGAGGAAAAGAAATATGTCAGTTAA
- a CDS encoding GerW family sporulation protein produces MSVNFSENSSVLFEKLEKFFTSKTVVGETIVVGDITLIPMVDISFGLGTGSGDGIDEKGNKGVGSGGGVGAKASPTAVIVIIDGKVEILPVNQRGGLEKLLDMVPDIVSKVNLNKEDKKEENVEE; encoded by the coding sequence ATGTCAGTTAATTTTAGTGAAAACTCAAGTGTCTTATTTGAAAAGCTAGAAAAATTCTTTACATCTAAAACCGTTGTAGGTGAAACCATTGTTGTTGGTGATATCACTTTAATCCCTATGGTGGATATATCCTTTGGCCTAGGAACAGGTAGCGGTGATGGCATTGATGAAAAAGGTAATAAAGGTGTAGGCTCTGGTGGTGGTGTTGGAGCAAAGGCCTCCCCTACTGCTGTTATTGTTATTATCGATGGAAAGGTTGAAATTCTACCAGTTAACCAACGAGGTGGCCTAGAGAAACTATTAGATATGGTGCCAGATATCGTTTCTAAGGTAAACCTCAATAAAGAAGATAAAAAAGAAGAAAATGTAGAGGAATAA
- a CDS encoding LysM peptidoglycan-binding domain-containing protein, which produces MIRQMQRIPIGCPIGFSGRYIVLPGNTMFMIAQIFRVTLASLIAANPHIENPNLIFPGDVLCVPALMRIPCCVILTPRGTVPFGTGGVAFVNFGPRGGQVINVMATLPPPSFFGNYDSYIATAFLRDIGGFGNQLFPTLEDPPTWSTRIEFPTAISLTADVQVVVEPFSAITGITGPIILQNNLRACDV; this is translated from the coding sequence ATGATTAGACAAATGCAGAGAATACCCATTGGTTGTCCAATAGGGTTTAGTGGACGATATATAGTTTTACCAGGAAATACAATGTTTATGATTGCTCAAATATTTAGAGTTACATTAGCTAGTCTTATTGCAGCAAATCCACATATTGAAAATCCTAACTTAATTTTTCCAGGAGATGTGTTATGTGTACCAGCATTAATGAGAATTCCTTGTTGTGTTATATTGACACCAAGGGGGACAGTGCCTTTTGGAACAGGTGGTGTAGCTTTTGTTAATTTTGGACCTAGAGGGGGGCAAGTAATTAATGTTATGGCAACCCTTCCGCCACCTTCATTTTTTGGCAATTATGATTCCTATATAGCTACAGCCTTCTTAAGGGATATTGGAGGGTTTGGGAATCAACTATTTCCTACTCTTGAGGACCCTCCAACATGGAGTACAAGAATAGAATTTCCCACAGCTATATCTTTAACAGCTGATGTGCAGGTGGTTGTGGAGCCTTTTAGTGCTATTACAGGAATAACTGGACCGATTATCCTCCAAAATAATCTAAGGGCTTGTGATGTTTAG